ACCAACCTATGTGTGAACAATGCAGGGACGAACATCAGAAGAGTCCAGAAACCAAGAACCATGAATTGGTCCCTTACCGGCACCGCAGAGATCATCTTCCAGTAGAGAAATGCAGAGATCATCCCACTAAGGATCTAGACATTCTCTGTGACCAATGCAGTGTGCCTTTATGCTCCAAGTGTTCTACAATGCCTGTCCACAAGGGACATTCCTTTACCGACTTGGAGACcatatatacagaaaattttGCAGCATGTCGTCAAGAAATCCAAAATATTCGAGCTTACTTCATCCCCATGGCAAAAGATttgcaaaatgaaataaaaatagatgCCACAAAAATAAAGACAATCATGGATGGCATAAGATCATCAATGATGGATGAAGCCAAGTCTCTCAAGACACTGGTGGACGAAGTGACATCAGATAATATAGATCAAGTCAACAAAATGGAAGAGTCACTAAAGGAGATGCTTCAGAGTCAAGACAAAACATACGAAGATTACATATCTTACCTTAAAGACCTTGTTAATCAGTTCTATGGATACCTGTCTTCTactcattttcaaaataatgccATCATTTTCCCACTTTCTGAATACTTTAAAATCCGACCCATACCAGATACCACCAAACCAGTCCCTCCAGTATTTACAGCTGGACGATACAGCAAGGAGATGGTTGCCAAAGTACTGGGCAAAGTAACAGTTTCTAAGACTAAACCAGAAACCAGAAAAGTAAAAGCCATGGAGACTGCTTCTAAACACTTGAAACCTACAAGGCTACAGGGAAGAGAGAAATATGGCGTGAAACAGAGACTGTCTTCCTCTGTCACCAAGGTTAGGGAGTACACAGTACCAGGTGTTGACGGAGTACACCATATATCACAAGGCAAATCAAGCTCACTCTGGGTCAGTGATTATTGTAGTAACATTGTCCAAACAGATCTACAGGGCAATCAGCTGCAAAAGATAAAAACCAGTGGTGGAAGATATGTAGGGAACCTAACAGTCACACAGGAAGGGGATGTTATCTATGCAGACAAAGTCAACAAAGTCATCAATAGGATAACACCGGATAAAACCAtcactgaattcattaaaacgGGAGACTGGACGCCACTCAGCATACACTCCTCCCATATCAATGGGGACATACTGGTGGGGATGATAAAGGAAGGAAAGGGTAAAGTCACCAGGTACAAGACAGGGaaagaaatacagaacataGAGAGGGACAACAAAGGACAGGAATTGTATAGTTATCCACACTACATCACAGAAAATATTAATGGTGATATCTGTACATCCGATTCAATCAAACAGGCTGTAGTGGTGGTGAATAAATCAGGACAACAcaggttctcctacacaggCCAGGGGTCAGTGTCTTATCCCCGAGGAGTGTGTACTGATCGCCTTGGACACATACTGGTGTGTGATATTCACAGTAACACAGTTGATCTTTTGGAACATGACGGTCAGTTCTTGTGTGTACTTCTCACAAAACAACAAGGAGTGTTGTCTCCCTGCAGTGTATGTGTGGACGATGAGCAAAATCTTTATGTTGGACAATGGAAAACCAACACCGTGACAGTGTACAAGTATCTACAGTGATAATGCAATGTTACACTAACAACATGATGATACTGTTTACATGAACTACTGTAGGAGGTTTTACTGTGAAGATATTTACCATCAGATCtacatataattttaatatatgatttgtttggttgtaaacaattattcattaaaatagaaTGATCCATATATcttacatttcaattttggaaCCAACTAAACCTATAGATTTATTAAGAATATGTTTTTGGCAGCATCCAATAATGCTTTCCAATAGAGTATAGATCCCGTAGTGCTATGTCAAAAATGGCAAGAACCATACTTTACTGCCATATTGATCGGTTATTccaattttaagattattttccATGCATGAACGAACATTAATTGAAAGTTTAGAGGAAATTAgagaataatattatatatatatatatatatatatatatatatatatatatatatatatatatatatatatatatatatatatatatatatatatatatataaacatatcaaAAAATAGAACCAGGACAATAATCATTGTAACTCGGTTTTAGAGGTATTCAGACTcacaaattaaagttaattGGTCATCCGACACATAACAACCCGACttaataatgttaaattttgcattCACGATAATGattttatagcattttttatAGCAATAATCCAGTTTTCTGGATTTAATAGTTTGGAGAAAAACTAATTGCAGGGTACAAAGTCGATATATCTAGAAAATGATGCCGTATACTAATTCGGGCTGCGTAAGaagaatttaatgtttgtttatattataaaaatgataaatatgtcGTAAATATAACTAATGTTGtggcctttttagctcacctgagctgaaagcccaagtgagcttttctgatcacattttgtctgtcgtccgtccatccgtccgtctgtctgtctgcctgtctgtatacttttcacattttcaacatcttctccagaaccaaacttggcacaaagcaaccttaggcaaagggaattTTAAGTTATGAAAAATTAGGATCACGCCCTTTTACATGGGGAGatgattaaaataattgaaaattttcctcaatttttcaaaaatctttttctaaagaaccatttggccaggaaatctgaaacttatggggaagcatcctcagaatgtttgaatttaaagttgtgaaaatcacgaCCCCCgtgggtaggatggggccacaatgggggtcaaatctttacataggaatatatagtgtaattctttaaatattttcttttcagaaacCAATAAGAAAGGATAGCTGAAACTTAttcggaagcatcctcaggtagtatagattcagggttgtgaaaatcgtgaccccctaGGTTAGAGTGGGGCCACGATggtggtcaaatttttacataggaatatatagagtaaatcattaaaaatcttttcagaaaATCTGAATATTCAGAaacatccacaggtagtgtgtACGTAGATTAAGAGTtgagaaaatcatgacccccgggtgttgcgtgggccacaattgggagtcaaatatttacatatgaatatatatagtaaatctttaaaaatcttcttctcagaaaccaatcagccatgataactgaaacttatgtggaagcatcctcaggtagtgtagattcagatttgtgaaaatcatgacccccgggggtagggtgtggCCACAATAGAGGATCAAAtgtttacgtaggaatataaagagtaaatcatttaaactctttttctcagaaaccaatcagctaggaaagctgaaacttatatggaagcatcctcaggaagtttagattcaaagttgtgaaaattatgaccccctgtggtagggtttggccacaatgggggtcgaatttttacataggaatatatagattaaagtATTCagaatttttctcaaaaaccagtTGGACCAAAAAGCTGAGACCTGTGCGGAAGCATAGTAGGAGAAATTCAAATGAGTccaaatcatgacccctgggggtaggatggggctgCAAGAGGGGTGGGggcgcaaattttaaaataggaatatgtagagagatctttaaaaatcttctaaaaagcCATTTgcttagaaaagctgtaactttagtgaaagcaacttaagatagtgtagattaaagttcgttaaaataaaaaacttgaGGAGTCGGGTGGTGCCACATTGTGGATCTaattgtacaaaggaaaacattttaattattcacaaaaactgaaatgttatcacatatggttttatcaatattcaggCATTTTGGCATAATGCTTATTCttgaaaattgtttagactttcgCACCTGGGCGATTCTTTGGTCTTACAATATACGaaaatataaatgcaatattataaatacatgtaaggcactacaaacaacaaaatcatACAAAACCGCCCGAAAacgtttgaaattaaaaaattacattacttctataaaaaaaaaccatagcaTGTTTGGCCTTGTAAGGGGTTAGCAATCCCAAAGAAGATAAACAAACAACAGTACTCTTAGACAGAAATTAATCCATATTAAAAGTAATAAAGGGATATAGGATATTATATTTAAGAACTTTTACAGTGTTTGGATGAGAcacttaaaatgaaatttaaggtaatggtccataccatgctttgaaaatataaagattACAGATTTCTTCACATGACTATAACTGAGCATATGTCCTTTCAATATAAGTGTTAAAACATAACAAAAGATATAAAGATGTTCTATTCGTATACATAAGACAGTTATTAAAATAACTCACTTATTTCGATGTATATGTTGATCTCCCGCCGTGGTTCATTCTATTCccttcctgaggatgtttccacacaaaatTTAGCCATTTtgaccaaatggtttttgagatttaaaagattttctctctacatgtatatttctttccTCATTTGTGGCCCACATTAtccctggggatcatgaattGAGTATAGTTCACACAATTTTAGCGTTCTTGGACAATCAATCGACTTTTAAGAGCAAACAAGttcttttataatttaaaattatctccccttcaAACAGAACTTGGCCCCATATTTCAACAATGCTGAATCTCTTTCACCCAAGGCCTgggctaaaaaaaatttactttgcTTTCAAAACTAGTAACTGTCTTCATAAATTTAACAGGAATATCACCATATCTATGATGAATTCATGATTTGATGTAAAACGGCAAATGATATATCTGAATCGCGTCTGCGCATGTGAATTTGATATTaattcaagatatttttttgaattttttggggggataaatcatgcatatatttttcGGTTCTTGATGATGATTCAAATGAATATTACCCGAGTGAAGCTGTTTATACACATACATTAAACTCAGAGAGTCTCAAAACAAACAGTTGATCAATATTCGTGCACTTTATATGacgttttaacaatttttatattattaaccTCAGTATCACTAGTAAAACAGACTGCATCTATGTAAAGGATATAACCAGTTTCAATCATTTTAGTGCGGCATCGTTAGAAGTGTTTGATTAGATTTGAGTCACGTGATCTAAATGTGTAAATAGTAGGGTAGAAGGGTCGCTCTATAGTAAAGTGTAAAAAGAATTGACTTAAGTGATTACGACCcaaatgaaaaaacaaataaatacatattaaaacGATATCAACTCAGTGTTCCTccagaaaatgaaattgattgATTAAAACTTCTTTGCTGAAGGAAGAATAAACTTTTGTGTTTATATCACaatataatgaatattatttaattaaaattgcagCTAATCATTAAGACCTGTAtgtgaaatttgaaattgataagtAGTTGTTTACAATTGTTAGTATATCAGGGAGAGATTAAAGtctatttttattaacaatCAGGAAGATAAATACAGCTCTCGTTCAAATCTCTCTTACACACTTTGGCATAGACCTGCCATTTGTCAATTCTAGAGATATACCGGTATTAAAGTGTGGATTATTTAACTTAAAAATACCGTAAGTATAATAAacagatttctttttattttcaaacagaaaaaaaaatcttatctaaGGATAATAGCAGATATTGGTGATATTTTGATATCCGTCCACCGTTATTAATTTTCTGCTCCATGGTACTAAAAGATCGTATGTTCGGTCAAAATCGAAAACTA
The window above is part of the Magallana gigas chromosome 10, xbMagGiga1.1, whole genome shotgun sequence genome. Proteins encoded here:
- the LOC105341406 gene encoding E3 ubiquitin-protein ligase TRIM71 isoform X2 → MAYSKSQVPDTAQHYLVCGIKDCEKNCLFYCNPCHQPMCEQCRDEHQKSPETKNHELVPYRHRRDHLPVEKCRDHPTKDLDILCDQCSVPLCSKCSTMPVHKGHSFTDLETIYTENFAACRQEIQNIRAYFIPMAKDLQNEIKIDATKIKTIMDGIRSSMMDEAKSLKTLVDEVTSDNIDQVNKMEESLKEMLQSQDKTYEDYISYLKDLVNQFYGYLSSTHFQNNAIIFPLSEYFKIRPIPDTTKPVPPVFTAGRYSKEMVAKVLGKVTVSKTKPETRKVKAMETASKHLKPTRLQGREKYGVKQRLSSSVTKVREYTVPGVDGVHHISQGKSSSLWVSDYCSNIVQTDLQGNQLQKIKTSGGRYVGNLTVTQEGDVIYADKVNKVINRITPDKTITEFIKTGDWTPLSIHSSHINGDILVGMIKEGKGKVTRYKTGKEIQNIERDNKGQELYSYPHYITENINGDICTSDSIKQAVVVVNKSGQHRFSYTGQGSVSYPRGVCTDRLGHILVCDIHSNTVDLLEHDGQFLCVLLTKQQGVLSPCSVCVDDEQNLYVGQWKTNTVTVYKYLQ